The Lycium barbarum isolate Lr01 chromosome 10, ASM1917538v2, whole genome shotgun sequence genome includes a region encoding these proteins:
- the LOC132615044 gene encoding photosynthetic NDH subunit of subcomplex B 3, chloroplastic isoform X2 yields MAATNLASSITFHKAVNYYLPNNKRRIHVSCSPETATATKPEIELDFIGPKADEPMDKAKAVSGEKLLRNIMSENKIELYAPYGKVMNCGGGGSCGTCIVEIIDGKDLLNERTNTELRYLKKKPESWRLACQTIVGNKENSGKVCKRYELR; encoded by the exons ATGGCTGCAACGAACCTGGCCTCTTCTATAACATTCCATAAAGCCGTCAATTATTATCTTCCTAATAATAAAAGAAGAATACACGTTTCTTGCTCACCTGAAACTGCAACCGCCACAAAACCTGAAATTGAACTAGACTTCATCGGG CCGAAAGCAGATGAGCCCATGGATAAAGCAAAAGCAGTGAGTGGTGAGAAGCTCCTTAGGAACATCATGTCTGAGAATAAGATAGAGTTGTATGCTCCATAT GGAAAGGTGATGAATTGTGGAGGCGGCGGAAGCTGTGGTACTTGTATTGTGGAG ATTATAGATGGAAAGGATCTACTGAATGAGAGAACAAATACAGAACTGCGATACCTAAAGAAG AAACCTGAGTCATGGAGATTGGCTTGCCAAACTATAGTTGGAAATAAGGAAAACTCTGGAAAG GTGTGTAAACGATATGAACTACGGTGA
- the LOC132615044 gene encoding photosynthetic NDH subunit of subcomplex B 3, chloroplastic isoform X3, whose protein sequence is MAATNLASSITFHKAVNYYLPNNKRRIHVSCSPETATATKPEIELDFIGPKADEPMDKAKAVSGEKLLRNIMSENKIELYAPYGKVMNCGGGGSCGTCIVEIIDGKDLLNERTNTELRYLKKVVVQRLPQWKK, encoded by the exons ATGGCTGCAACGAACCTGGCCTCTTCTATAACATTCCATAAAGCCGTCAATTATTATCTTCCTAATAATAAAAGAAGAATACACGTTTCTTGCTCACCTGAAACTGCAACCGCCACAAAACCTGAAATTGAACTAGACTTCATCGGG CCGAAAGCAGATGAGCCCATGGATAAAGCAAAAGCAGTGAGTGGTGAGAAGCTCCTTAGGAACATCATGTCTGAGAATAAGATAGAGTTGTATGCTCCATAT GGAAAGGTGATGAATTGTGGAGGCGGCGGAAGCTGTGGTACTTGTATTGTGGAG ATTATAGATGGAAAGGATCTACTGAATGAGAGAACAAATACAGAACTGCGATACCTAAAGAAG GTAGTGGTGCAGAGGTTGCCCCAATGGAAGAAGTGA
- the LOC132615044 gene encoding photosynthetic NDH subunit of subcomplex B 3, chloroplastic isoform X1, whose translation MAATNLASSITFHKAVNYYLPNNKRRIHVSCSPETATATKPEIELDFIGPKADEPMDKAKAVSGEKLLRNIMSENKIELYAPYGKVMNCGGGGSCGTCIVEIIDGKDLLNERTNTELRYLKKKPESWRLACQTIVGNKENSGKVVVQRLPQWKK comes from the exons ATGGCTGCAACGAACCTGGCCTCTTCTATAACATTCCATAAAGCCGTCAATTATTATCTTCCTAATAATAAAAGAAGAATACACGTTTCTTGCTCACCTGAAACTGCAACCGCCACAAAACCTGAAATTGAACTAGACTTCATCGGG CCGAAAGCAGATGAGCCCATGGATAAAGCAAAAGCAGTGAGTGGTGAGAAGCTCCTTAGGAACATCATGTCTGAGAATAAGATAGAGTTGTATGCTCCATAT GGAAAGGTGATGAATTGTGGAGGCGGCGGAAGCTGTGGTACTTGTATTGTGGAG ATTATAGATGGAAAGGATCTACTGAATGAGAGAACAAATACAGAACTGCGATACCTAAAGAAG AAACCTGAGTCATGGAGATTGGCTTGCCAAACTATAGTTGGAAATAAGGAAAACTCTGGAAAG GTAGTGGTGCAGAGGTTGCCCCAATGGAAGAAGTGA